From the Selenomonas sp. oral taxon 920 genome, the window ATTCTTCTCGGTCTGTGATCCTTTGAGTTCCATCATGCTCTCCTTTTTCTAAAACAAATACACCGTAAGGAATTCCTGATAGATAGTGCTGAATTTATCAGTGCTTCCTTGAATATATCAATCAGCGGGAATACCGCCCGTCAATGCCTTGCTCAGGGGCACGGGCGACATCCGTCAGCCGCGATTGACCAATATATCAGCAACCTCGTCAATGTTCTTCTTGCCGAAGAAGAGGTCGTCTCCAACGATCATGCAGGGGACACTCATGATGCTGTACTTCTCCTTCAGCTCTGGGAAGTATCGGATGTCGTAGATGTCCGCACGCACGTCTGTGCACTCCGCCGCAATACGCTGCACGGCGGCCACCACATCGGGACACATCGTACAGGAGAGCGACATAAGCACCTTGACATCGGCAGGCGCAGAAATCTGCTCCATCTTCGCGCGCGTCTCGGGACGCAGCTCCTGTCCGGGTCCCGCCACATTGTAGAGGGCAAGGATGAACGAGTTGAACTCATGCCCTCCCGGAACGGCGTGGAAGGTAATGCCGCTCGGGGTCCCGTCCGCGCGCAGGAACTCGATGCCCGGCGCTCCGTTTGCGTCGTCTCGCTCCTCATAGGTGACCTTGTCTGTCAGCCCCGCAAACTCATCCATAAAGCCGCGCAGTTCGCGCGAGAGGTCGCCGTCGTCATAGTGCCCGACAATCTTGACCGAGCTCTCAAATTTGTCAAAGACCGCCTGCAGCTGCGCGCGGATCTCGGCAGAGATGAAATTCGTCTCATGCCCCTCTGCCGCTTCCTTCTCGATAGAGGACTTCCTCTGCTCGAAACGGCTCGCATCCACCTCGGCGCGTGCGAACGCCTCCAATTTCAGACGGTCGTGCAGCGCTGCCGCATGACGCTCTGCCGCAACCGCAGCGACCGCACCGTCCGAGACCGCCGTCACCACCTGACGGAGCGTCTTGATGCAGACATCGCCCGCCGCAAAGACCCCCTTGACATTCGTCTCCTTCTCCTCGTTCGTGATGATATAGCCCTGCTCACTAAGCGCAATATGCTCACGGAAGAGCCCTGTGTTTGGCACGTAGCCCGCAAAGACAAAGACGCCGAACGTCTCCCCTTCCTTCGCCATATAGTGCTCGATCTTCCCCGTCGCCTCGTCGCGGAAATCGGCATAGGAGATCATCGTCTCACCGCCGACACGCTCCACAATCGTATTAAAGCGCACCTTGATGTTCGGGTAGTTCGCGAGCGCATCCACCGCCGTCTGCGGCGCGCGGAACTTGTCACTGCGTACGAGGATCGTGACGGATTTGCCGTAGCGGGAAAGGAACATGCTCTCCTCCACCGCCGCAAGACCGCCGCCGATGACAAAGATGTCCATGCCCGTAAAGAACTCAGCATCGCAGGTCGCGCAGTAAGCAACGCCGCGCCCCTGAAATTTCTTCTCGCCGTAAAATCCGACCTTGCGCGGATTCGCCCCCGTCGCGAGGATAACGGTCAGAGCTTCCACTGTGCCCGCCGTCGTCTCGAGCTCCTTGATCTCCTGATCGAGCTTCAGCCCGATGACCTCCGCTGTAATAAATTCTGCACCGAAGCCGCGCGCCTGCGCCTCCATCTGTGCCGCGAGATCGACGCCGCTGATCTTGCCTGTGCCGGGATAGTTCACGACATCAGCAGTAATCGTGATCTGCCCGCCGACCTTCTCCTTCTCGACGACGAGCACCTTGCACTTGGCGCGTGCCAGATAGATGGCAGCAGAAAGCCCCGCAGGGCCGCCGCCGACAATGACGGCATCATACATTTTATCCACCAAAGCACCTCTTCTTCGCTTGATATGGAGTCTCTGAATCAATCAGTGCTCCATAGGAAAAAGCACTTCGCGAGCGCTGCTGCGAAGTGCCCCAAACATGCTCTTAGAGTTTGCCGACGAGGTCGAAGCTCGGCTTCAGCGTCTTTTCGCCCGGCTTCCACCGTGCAGGGCAAACCTCATCGCCGTGCTCCGCAACGAACTGGAGCGCCTGCACCTTGCGGAGAAGCTCCTGTGCATTGCGGCCGACATTGCCTGCACTCACCTCATAGGAAACGATCTTTCCCTCGGGGTTCACAACAAATGTACCGCGCTCGGAACGACCGTCGTCCTCGATGTAGACCTCGAAGTCACGTGCGAGCTTTGCCGTCGGATCTGCGAGCATCGGATAGGTCAGCTTGCCGACGAGGTCGGAGCTCTCATGCCATGCCTTGTGAACGAAGTGGGAGTCGCAGGAGACACCAAAGATCTCGCAGCCGAGCTTCTGGAACTCACCGTACTGCTCCTGAAGGTCTGCCAACTCCGTCGGGCAGACAAACGTGAAGTCCGCCGGATAGAAGAAGAACACGCTCCACTTGCCCTTGAGATCCGCCTTCGTGTACTGCACGAACTCGCCCTGTGCCGCACCGGCCTTCTTCTGGAATGCGTCTGCCTTGAAATCGGAAATTTCCTTGTTGATGAGTGACATTGAATATCCTCCTTTGATTGTAACCAACCGCTCTTTTCAAACGATTGCGTATGTCCTGTTGATATGCCTATCATAGCACAGGAAATTTTCCGTGTCAATAGAAATTTATACTTTTTAATAACTATTTTTATTTAGTTTCATTCAGCAACAGAAAGTCCTGTAAAATATACGCGTCCAAGAGAAAAGAACCACCATCACGGCGGTTCCTTGCTCAAAGTCTCATCTTGAAATCGTCATAGCCGAATGTGCGCACGATCTCCCATTCTCCGTTCGGAGCAGCGGCGATGATGTGCGGCAGCGGCATACCGTTGAATGTGTTGTTCTTCACCATCGTATAGATCGCCATATCGCCGAAAACGATGCGGTCGCCCACGGCAAGCGGCGCATCAAAAGAGTATGTGCCGATGGTGTCGCCCGCGAGACAGGTTGGTCCCGCGAGCGTATACGTATACGCCTTTTCCTCCGCCTCGCCCGCACCGATGACGGGCGGACGATACGGCATCTCGATGACATCGGGCATGTGACACGCAGCGGACGTGTTTAGGATAACATTCCCGCCCGCCTGCACGTCGAGCACCTCAGCAACGAGGAAGCCAGCGTTCAGCGCAACCGCCTCGCCCGGTTCGAGATAGACCGCGACATCGTAAGTGTTCTGTACATGGCGGATCAGCTTCTTCAGCAGCAGGACATCGTAGTCCGTGCGCGTGATATGGTGACCGCCGCCGAAGTTCAGCCACTTCATTCCATAGAGGTATTTGCCGAACTTCTCCTCCACAGCTTCAAGCGTTGCTGCGAGTGCATCCGCCCCCTGCTCGCAGAGTGTATGGAAGTGCAGCCCGTCGAGTCCCGAAAGCAGATCCTCCCGAAAGTCTGCAATCTTCACCCCGAGACGCGAACCGGGTGCACACGGGTCATAGATCGCATGTTCCTGCGTCGAACACTCGGGGTTGATCCGCATGCCGCAGGACGCACCTGCCGCACGCGCCGCCGCACCGAACCGCTCCCACTGGGCAAAGGAGTTGAAGATAATGTGGTCGCAGATCGAAGCGAGCTGTACAATCTCCTCTTCCTCATAGGCGGGCTTAAAGACGTGGTTCTCCCCGCCCATCTCCTCCTGCGAAAGGCGAGCCTCGTAAATGCCGCTCGCCGTTGTGCCCGAGAGATAGCGTCCGATCAGCGGATAGTAGTGATACATGGAAAAGCACTTCTGTGCGAGCAGCACCTTTGCCCCCGTATCTTCCGCGACCTCAGCGAGAATTTTGAGATTCTTCTCCAAGAGGTCTTCGTATACGAGATAGGAGGGCGTTGGAACTGCGTTCCACTCCGCACGCCACTCTGCATATGTCGCCATCAGTCCACCAATACGGGGCTGTGGCTCTCCTGCCACGGCAGCCCCCATACATTCAGTGCATCCATGAACGGATCGGGGTCGAACTCCTCGACGTTGAACACACCGGGACGGCGCCACTTGCCCGTCATCACCATCATCGCACCGATCATTGCAGGCACACCGGTCGTGTAGGCGACTGCCTGCGAACCGACCTCGGCGTAGCACTTTTCATGATCGCAGACATTGTAAAGATAGTAGTTCTTTTCCTTGCCGTCCTTCTTTCCGCGGAAGATGCAGCCGATGTTCGTCTTGCCCTTTGTGCGCGGGCCGAGGCTCGCGGGGTCGGGCAGCACCGCCTTTAGGAATTGAAGCGGGATGATCTTATGTCCCTCGAAGTCAATCGGCTCGATCGAGGTCATGCCGACGTTCTCAAGGCAGCGCAGATGCGTCAGATAGCTTTCGCCGAACGTCATAAAGAAGCGGATGCGCTTGATGCCCTTGATATTCTTTGCAAGCGACTCAAGCTCCTCGTGGTGCAGGAGATACATATCCTTCGGCCCGACCTCGGCAAAGTCATAGACGCGCTTGATCTCCATCGGCTCCGTCTCGACCCATGCGCCGTTTTCCCAGTAGCTGCCCTTCGCCGAGACCTCACGAATGTTGATCTCGGGGTTGAAATTCGTCGCAAAGGGATAGCCGTGGTCGCCGCCGTTGCAGTCGAGGATATCGATGTAGTTGATCTCGTCAAACTCATGCTTCATCGCGTACGCACTGAACACGCCCGTCACACCCGGATCAAAGCCCGAGCCGAGCAGCGCCGTCAGCCCCGCCTCGCGGAAACGATCGGCGTATGCCCACTGCCAGCTGTACTCGAACTTCGCCGTGTCCTCCGGCTCGTAGTTCGCCGTATCGACATAGTGCACGCCCGCCGCAAGGCATGCGTCCATGATGTGCAGATCCTGGTACGGGAGCGCAAGGTTGAGCACCACATCGGGCTGAAACTCTCGGATGAGTGCCGTGAGCGCTGATACATCATCCGCATCCACGGCGGCGGTCTGAATCTTCGTCCTGCCCCCGTCCAGCTTCGCCTTCAGTGCATCGCATTTTGACTTTGTACGCGAGGCGATGAGGATTTCCTCAAAGACCTCCGGATTCTGACAGCATTTATGTACGGCGACGCTTGCCACGCCGCCCGCACCGATGATCATCGCTTTTCCCATGAAACCGCCTCCTTATCAATACCCCTATCATACAACAGGAAAGGGGTCACTGCAAGAGCAGCGACCCCCATTGACATTTTTATCGTTTACAGTTTGAACTTCTTCGTCTCATCCGCAAGCTCATCCGCAAGACCGGAGAGGCGACGCGTCGCCGCAGCAACCTCCTGCATCGACGCGGACTGCTCCTCCGTCGCCGCAGATACGCTCTGCGCACCATCAGCGTTTGCCGTGCTGACCTTTTGGATCTCCTCGATCTGCGCACGTACCGTCTGCGTCTCATTCTCCATCTGTCGGATGCCTGTGGTAATGTCCTTCACGCCGTCACCGAGCTGCTGAATCGACTCTGCGATCGACTGGAACACGTCGTCTGCCGTGCGCACCGAGTCCAGGCCGTGCCCGACATACTCGCTGCCGCGCTTGCCGGCCTCCACCGCACGCTCCATATCCGCTTGTACGGACTGCATTGTCTCTGAGATCCTCTTCGAGAACTCGCCCGACTCCTCGGCGAGCTTTCGGACCTCCTCGGCAACAACGGCAAAGCCGCGCCCATGCTCGCCCGCACGCGCAGCCTCAATCGCCGCGTTAAGCGCGAGCAGGTTCGTCTGCTCGGCAATGCTGCCGATGACCTCGACGCTGTGGCTGATCTCCTCGGAGCTTTTGCCAAGCGCCGAGATCGCGGCATCGACCGTCTCGGAGCCGTTCTTGATCTGTTCCATGTAGCTGACGACCTCGTCAATGGAGCGGCGCCCCTCACGCACGCGGTCGACCGTGTGGTTTGTCACCTCTGCAACCACACCTGCCTGCTTCGACATCTTTTCCGCATGATTTGAAATCGATGCCGTCGCATTTGCAACCGAGTCAGAGGCGGCAGACTGATGCTCTGCACCTTCTGCGATCTCAGTGATCGACGCAGCAACGTGGTTCGATGCCTCCGCAGACTGCTGTGATGCCTCGGTGAGCGCCTCCGCCGAGGCCGACAACTCTGCGGCGTTGGACTGAATCCGCTTGATCAGTGTGTTGAGCGTGTGCCGCATCTTGATGAAGCCATCCGAGAGCTGTCCCATCTCATCCTGCGAGGTAATCGTCTTCGGCGTTTCGCGCAGATCGCCGCTGTTGATGATCTCACAGACGCGTACTGCCTTCTGAATATTTGCCGCAAAACTGTTCGAGATGAAGAAGATAATCACCGAGATTGCGAGGAGAATGACAACCGTCAGCCCCGCGAGCACCATCAACAGCGCATGGGCATTCTCAAGGATCTCACTGTCGGATGCCTCTGACATGACGACCCAGCGACGACCATCAAGATGAATCGGCACGAGTATGCCCGTCATCTCCTCCCCCGACTCACGCGCATAGTGTGCAAGTGCGGGTTCATCCTTATCGATTACAGACTTAAAGGCATCCACAAGGCTCATCGAGATCTTGACGCTCGAGACCTCCTTGCTGAAGTCGAGCTTTCCGACCTGCGCCGCCTCATTCGGATGGATGATGACAATCCCCGTCTCATCCATAACGACGAGCTGTCCTGTGCGGTACGTCGCCATCTTCGAGAGCGTCTCGTCAAACCGCGAGAGACCGACCGTGCCCGTGACAATCCCCGTGAGCGTACCATTCTCTAGAACAGGAACAGCGATAACCGTGACTACCTTGCCCGTAATCGCCGAGATCACCGGCTCAGAGACAACTACCTTCTTCGTCTGAACCGCCTTCTTGAAATAGTCACGGTCACTGCGATCAAGTACACTGCCGTCCGAGTCAATGCCAATGCCGTTTACATCCAGATAGGAAATGTTTGAGAACACATCCGTATCCTGCTTGACCTCCTGCAGCTTTGCCAGCCGCGCCGCATCATCACCGTGAAGGATCGCCGAGCTCCGCGCCAGCGTTTCAAGATGAACCTCGTTCGTCTCGAAGATGCGCTGCACCTCGAGCGCTGCCTGCTTGCCGACGCCCTTGCCGATTGTATCCGCATTCTCCACGAGCATATCGCTCGCCATCTTGTAGCTGACGCCGAAGAACACAAGAAAACCGATGAGCATCACAGGCAATACAGATACTAAAAACTTTGTCCGAATGGATGTAAACTGTATGACTGCTCCCCTCTTTCAAAACATATTTCTATGGATATTCCAATGGATGTTTTTCACAGTATCACATATTTTCACGAATAACAAGGACTTTCTATAACAAACTCAGACATTAGTAATAGTAATAAATATTTGTATTCTGTGACAATTATACATAAGGGGGCTGCCCCGATTTATCTTATACCATCAATATTTTTGTCCCAAGTAGTTTTCTTGTGCATACGGCAGAGGCTCTTGGTGCGTCAGCCCTGACTTTTTCTTTTGTACTTCCTATGACAGAGCGCGCGTCTTGTGCTATAATAAGCACCGTGTATACAATATTTTAAGAAGCGATACAATATAACGAAAGGAGCCATTAATCATGGCTGTTCACGTCATCAACGAGGCACGCCGCTGTCTGCAGTGCAAGAAGCCTCTCTGCCGCATCAAAGGCTGCCCCGTGCAGACGAACGTCCCCGAGATGGTACGGCTCTTCCTCGACGGCAAGATCAATGAGGCGGGCGCGATGCTCTACGACAACAATCCGATGAGTGTCTTCTGCTCGCTCGTCTGTGATCATGACGCGCAGTGCGAGGGCAACTGCATTCAGGGGCGGCGCGGTGCTCCGATCCAGATCTCGAGCATCGAGCACTACATCTCAGACACCTACCTCGACAAGCTCGTCCTCTCGCGCAAGTCCTACAACGGCCACAACGTCGCCGTCATCGGTGCGGGACCTGCGGGCATTGTGGTCGCGGTGAAGCTCGCGCAGGAGGGCTATGGCGTCACGATCTTTGAACGAATGCAGAAGATCGGCGGCATGCTGCGCTACGGCATTCCGGATTTCCGCCTGCCGCCTTCGACCATTGACCGCTACAGAGAGAAACTCCATACGCTTGGCATCCACATTCGTCCGAACACGACGATCGGCGGTGCGCTCAGTGTAGACGATCTCTTCCGCGACGGCTACGAGGCGATCTTTATGGGAACGGGCGCATGGCGTGCGAAGAGCCTCGGCATCCACGGAGAAACGCTCGGCAATTGTCACTTCGCCGTCAATTATCTCCAGAACCCCGATGTCTACCACCTCGGCGACCGCGTTGCCGTCATCGGCTCCGGCAACTCCGCGATGGATGTGGCACGCACAGCGATCCGCAAGGGCAGCCGTTACGTCACGATCTACGCGCGGCGCAATGGGATCTCCGCAAGTGAGCGCGAGCTCGAGTATGCACTGATGGACGGCTGTGAGATCCAGTATGCCAAGGGCATTCACTCTGTCACGCCTGAAGGCCCAATGCTGTATGACCGCGTCTTTGACGAAGATCAGAACCTCATCAGCGAGGGCGAACCCTACCTCATTCCCGCGGACAGTACGGTCATCGCGGCAAGTCAGGCGGCAAAGGACAAGATTGTCCGCACGACGACGGGCATCAAGCTCAATGAGAAGGGATTGGTTATCGTCGATGAGAACGGCATGACCGGACGCGACGGCGTATTCTCTGCGGGCGACGTTGTATTTGGTCCATGGAACGTCGTGCAGGTCGTCAAGGAAGCAAAACACGTCGCAAACGCAATGATTCATTATTTGGAAGAGCGCGGTGCGAAGTCGTAATGTACCGTTACGACTCCGTCTGCCACGGTAAGAAGCAAAGGAGACACCTATGACCATGAGCGATCACGAGATCACGGATCTCGTACGACAGATGGCAGCGCCGCCCCCACCCCCAACCTACGGTGAGGCAGAGGTGGAGGAACTCGTGCGCATGCACGCGGGCGGACGCCACAAAATGCGCAGCGAGGCAGAGATCCTTGCGCGCTACAACCTCGGACGTCAGCAGTACAAGCAGCTGAAGCTCAGCCGCGAGAATAACCGCGAGCAGCAGCAGATGCTCTATGCCGAGCTGAAAGTCCTCGGCTGGGTGCTCGGCCGCAAGGAGCGGGATGTTGTCATGGAGATCAACACATGAAGCTGAGCCTGAGCAAAGAGGATTTTATCGCTGCAGCAAAGAATGCGAACCTCGTCACTGTCTCCACCGAGCTGACGATGGATCTCGACACGCCCGTTTCCATCTACTATAAGCTGGTCGGGGACAAAAAGGGCTACATCATGGAGTCCGTCGATACGACGCAGCAGCAGTTCGGGCGCTACTCCTTCATCGGCGGTGAGCCGTTCGTGCGCGTACAGGTATTTGCAGACAAACTCCTCGTGAGCGAGAACGGTCTGATGAAGAGCATCACGGGAGCGCCGCATGAGACAATGAAGGCATATGCCGCACGCTTCACGCCCGCCCGCACGGACGAGGCGTCACTTCCCCTTGTCCACGGCGGGCTTGCGGGCTATTTCACATACGAGACGGCAGCGACGTTTGACCGTGTGCGCGGCGTACACCTAGACGGCGAGCAGCTGCTCGGTCAGTTCATGATGTGCCGCTATCTCGTCGTTTACGACGCTCTGAGAAACGCCGCACAGCTGCACTACCTCGCCGATATTCGGGAGGGCGACGATACGGAGGAGCTCTACGACACGATTGCGGAGCGCCTCGCGGCCATGCGCACACGCCTTGCTGCACCATTCACGCCGCCTGCTGCGCCGGCCTCGAAGCGCAGCACCCCCGTCGACTTTATGGCGCGGTATGGAGAGGCACCGAGGGATTTTCTTGCGACGGTCGACACGATCAAGGAACACATCTGCGCCGGCGACATCTTTCAGGCGGTGCCGTCCTTCCGCTTCCGCGCGAAGATCACGCGTCCCGCCTTCCTCTTCTATCGCCGGCTGCGGCAAGTCAATCCCTCACCCTATATGTTCTACTACAACTTCGGTGAGGTAAAGCTCGTCGGAGCCTCCCCCGAGATGCTGATCAAGGTATCCGGCGATACTGTCTATACCTACCCCATTGCAGGCACGCGGAAGCGCGGCAAAAATGATGAGGAGGATGCGCTGCTTGCCGCCGATCTGCGCTCCGACGAGAAGGAATGTGCCGAGCACGCGATGCTCGTCGATCTCGCGCGCAACGACCTCGGGCGCAT encodes:
- the ahpC gene encoding alkyl hydroperoxide reductase subunit C, with product MSLINKEISDFKADAFQKKAGAAQGEFVQYTKADLKGKWSVFFFYPADFTFVCPTELADLQEQYGEFQKLGCEIFGVSCDSHFVHKAWHESSDLVGKLTYPMLADPTAKLARDFEVYIEDDGRSERGTFVVNPEGKIVSYEVSAGNVGRNAQELLRKVQALQFVAEHGDEVCPARWKPGEKTLKPSFDLVGKL
- a CDS encoding FAD-dependent oxidoreductase, producing MYDAVIVGGGPAGLSAAIYLARAKCKVLVVEKEKVGGQITITADVVNYPGTGKISGVDLAAQMEAQARGFGAEFITAEVIGLKLDQEIKELETTAGTVEALTVILATGANPRKVGFYGEKKFQGRGVAYCATCDAEFFTGMDIFVIGGGLAAVEESMFLSRYGKSVTILVRSDKFRAPQTAVDALANYPNIKVRFNTIVERVGGETMISYADFRDEATGKIEHYMAKEGETFGVFVFAGYVPNTGLFREHIALSEQGYIITNEEKETNVKGVFAAGDVCIKTLRQVVTAVSDGAVAAVAAERHAAALHDRLKLEAFARAEVDASRFEQRKSSIEKEAAEGHETNFISAEIRAQLQAVFDKFESSVKIVGHYDDGDLSRELRGFMDEFAGLTDKVTYEERDDANGAPGIEFLRADGTPSGITFHAVPGGHEFNSFILALYNVAGPGQELRPETRAKMEQISAPADVKVLMSLSCTMCPDVVAAVQRIAAECTDVRADIYDIRYFPELKEKYSIMSVPCMIVGDDLFFGKKNIDEVADILVNRG
- a CDS encoding saccharopine dehydrogenase family protein — protein: MGKAMIIGAGGVASVAVHKCCQNPEVFEEILIASRTKSKCDALKAKLDGGRTKIQTAAVDADDVSALTALIREFQPDVVLNLALPYQDLHIMDACLAAGVHYVDTANYEPEDTAKFEYSWQWAYADRFREAGLTALLGSGFDPGVTGVFSAYAMKHEFDEINYIDILDCNGGDHGYPFATNFNPEINIREVSAKGSYWENGAWVETEPMEIKRVYDFAEVGPKDMYLLHHEELESLAKNIKGIKRIRFFMTFGESYLTHLRCLENVGMTSIEPIDFEGHKIIPLQFLKAVLPDPASLGPRTKGKTNIGCIFRGKKDGKEKNYYLYNVCDHEKCYAEVGSQAVAYTTGVPAMIGAMMVMTGKWRRPGVFNVEEFDPDPFMDALNVWGLPWQESHSPVLVD
- a CDS encoding methyl-accepting chemotaxis protein, with product MQFTSIRTKFLVSVLPVMLIGFLVFFGVSYKMASDMLVENADTIGKGVGKQAALEVQRIFETNEVHLETLARSSAILHGDDAARLAKLQEVKQDTDVFSNISYLDVNGIGIDSDGSVLDRSDRDYFKKAVQTKKVVVSEPVISAITGKVVTVIAVPVLENGTLTGIVTGTVGLSRFDETLSKMATYRTGQLVVMDETGIVIIHPNEAAQVGKLDFSKEVSSVKISMSLVDAFKSVIDKDEPALAHYARESGEEMTGILVPIHLDGRRWVVMSEASDSEILENAHALLMVLAGLTVVILLAISVIIFFISNSFAANIQKAVRVCEIINSGDLRETPKTITSQDEMGQLSDGFIKMRHTLNTLIKRIQSNAAELSASAEALTEASQQSAEASNHVAASITEIAEGAEHQSAASDSVANATASISNHAEKMSKQAGVVAEVTNHTVDRVREGRRSIDEVVSYMEQIKNGSETVDAAISALGKSSEEISHSVEVIGSIAEQTNLLALNAAIEAARAGEHGRGFAVVAEEVRKLAEESGEFSKRISETMQSVQADMERAVEAGKRGSEYVGHGLDSVRTADDVFQSIAESIQQLGDGVKDITTGIRQMENETQTVRAQIEEIQKVSTANADGAQSVSAATEEQSASMQEVAAATRRLSGLADELADETKKFKL
- a CDS encoding anthranilate synthase component I family protein, with product MKLSLSKEDFIAAAKNANLVTVSTELTMDLDTPVSIYYKLVGDKKGYIMESVDTTQQQFGRYSFIGGEPFVRVQVFADKLLVSENGLMKSITGAPHETMKAYAARFTPARTDEASLPLVHGGLAGYFTYETAATFDRVRGVHLDGEQLLGQFMMCRYLVVYDALRNAAQLHYLADIREGDDTEELYDTIAERLAAMRTRLAAPFTPPAAPASKRSTPVDFMARYGEAPRDFLATVDTIKEHICAGDIFQAVPSFRFRAKITRPAFLFYRRLRQVNPSPYMFYYNFGEVKLVGASPEMLIKVSGDTVYTYPIAGTRKRGKNDEEDALLAADLRSDEKECAEHAMLVDLARNDLGRISVPGSVRVPKLMEIERFSHVSHMVSSVVGEIAPVYAPMDVLRATFPAGTVSGAPKLRAMEIIHEEEQEPRGFYAGTVGYMDFRGNMDMCITLRTMCIENDDTAIIQSGAGIVKDSVPEKEYLEILQKAKALFEVVEEVENNAAFA
- a CDS encoding FAD-dependent oxidoreductase, which translates into the protein MAVHVINEARRCLQCKKPLCRIKGCPVQTNVPEMVRLFLDGKINEAGAMLYDNNPMSVFCSLVCDHDAQCEGNCIQGRRGAPIQISSIEHYISDTYLDKLVLSRKSYNGHNVAVIGAGPAGIVVAVKLAQEGYGVTIFERMQKIGGMLRYGIPDFRLPPSTIDRYREKLHTLGIHIRPNTTIGGALSVDDLFRDGYEAIFMGTGAWRAKSLGIHGETLGNCHFAVNYLQNPDVYHLGDRVAVIGSGNSAMDVARTAIRKGSRYVTIYARRNGISASERELEYALMDGCEIQYAKGIHSVTPEGPMLYDRVFDEDQNLISEGEPYLIPADSTVIAASQAAKDKIVRTTTGIKLNEKGLVIVDENGMTGRDGVFSAGDVVFGPWNVVQVVKEAKHVANAMIHYLEERGAKS
- the nspC gene encoding carboxynorspermidine decarboxylase is translated as MATYAEWRAEWNAVPTPSYLVYEDLLEKNLKILAEVAEDTGAKVLLAQKCFSMYHYYPLIGRYLSGTTASGIYEARLSQEEMGGENHVFKPAYEEEEIVQLASICDHIIFNSFAQWERFGAAARAAGASCGMRINPECSTQEHAIYDPCAPGSRLGVKIADFREDLLSGLDGLHFHTLCEQGADALAATLEAVEEKFGKYLYGMKWLNFGGGHHITRTDYDVLLLKKLIRHVQNTYDVAVYLEPGEAVALNAGFLVAEVLDVQAGGNVILNTSAACHMPDVIEMPYRPPVIGAGEAEEKAYTYTLAGPTCLAGDTIGTYSFDAPLAVGDRIVFGDMAIYTMVKNNTFNGMPLPHIIAAAPNGEWEIVRTFGYDDFKMRL